A single Lacerta agilis isolate rLacAgi1 chromosome 10, rLacAgi1.pri, whole genome shotgun sequence DNA region contains:
- the ADM2 gene encoding protein ADM2: MPSCLRRGASSEDGEGALGEELSRRPHEKGAAQTNPPPGVPLLRLVSSDEATKSLVISGVQAPSSGRRRPCRLGPRCEFTQESRNPEGALDGGFSPVSPSPLVPAAGGGVVSTDQGVGALGRCVTPDGHPVLPGSPSQSVAVLDAPPRRGRSLQRLGHPGQLVFKPRQTARGGSLLLRVIFPEAAEAGAGAVQESQRAVQLTVEDSRATLAAPKERAARAPPARTAPDYGTGAKRLPCRAAPLTGTSRPEALSAAPSAAMKRQLRREPACISRGRLLSLLPLLFHLPGASPASPAPSERISPLSLRKPWTRSHPPAWLQKRPMTEELSDKTARMWPAWKPHVVAPGSRLHLSVLPRCRLDPQQPGSHPLYRLLWTPALRPKRHAAPHPHRAQLMRVGCALGTCQVQNLNHRLWLLKGQLGRQESAPMNPSSPHSYG; this comes from the exons ATGCCTTCCTGCCTGCGCAGAGGGGCTTCCAGCGAGGATGGGGAGGGTGCTCTTGGGGAAGAGCTCAGTCGGCGCCCACACGAGAAAGGAGCCGCGCAGACCAATCCCCCGCCAGGAGTGCCTCTGTTGCGGCTTGTTTCTTCGGACGAGGCTACCAAATCCCTGGTCATCTCTGGAGTCCAGGCGCCTTCTAGTGGGCGGCGCAGGCCCTGCAGGCTGGGACCTCGGTGCGAATTCACCCAGGAAAGCAGGAATCCCGAAGGCGCACTCGACGGGGGATTCTCCCCGGTTTCTCCGTCTCCCCTCGTCCCCGCGGCGGGAGGTGGGGTCGTCAGCACAGACCAAGGCGTGGGAGCTTTGGGGAGGTGTGTGACCCCGGACGGCCATCCCGTTCTCCCTGGCAGCCCCAGCCAGTCAGTGGCGGTCTTGGATGCCCCGCCCCGTCGCGGAAGGAGCCTCCAGAGGCTTGGCCATCCTGGGCAGCTGGTATTTAAGCCGCGTCAGACGGCGCGGGGAGGCAGTTTGCTGCTGCGGGTCATATTCCCGGAGGCGGCCgaagccggagccggagccgtcCAGGAGAGCCAGCGCGCCGTCCAGCTCACCGTCGAGGATTCCCGGGCAACTCTCGCCGCTCCGAAGGAACGGGCAGCCCGAGCTCCACCAGCCAGAACTGCACCCGACTACGGCACAGGAGCCAAGCGGCTCCCTTGCAGGGCAGCGCCCCTCACCGGGACCTCGCGCCCTGAAGCCCTCTCCGCCGCCCCCAGCGCCGCCATGAAGCGCCAGCTGCGCCGGGAGCCCGCTTGCATCAGCCGCGGTCGCCTCCTCTCGCTCCTCCCGCTGCTCTTTCACCTGCCGGGCGCCTCGCCCGCCTCGCCCGCACCATCGGAGCGCATCTCGCCGCTGTCGCTCAG GAAGCCCTGGACCAGAAGCCAcccaccagcctggctgcagaaGAGGCCAATGACAGAAGAGCTTTCGGACAAGACGGCCAGAATGTGGCCAGCCTGGAAGCCTCACGTGGTGGCACCAGGAAGCCGGCTCCATCTCTCCGTTCTCCCCAGATGCAGACTGGATCCCCAGCAGCCTGGCAGCCACCCTCTGTACCGGCTCCTGTGGACTCCAGCCCTCCGTCCAAAGCGCCACGCAGCCCCCCACCCGCACCGTGCGCAGCTGATGCGTGTCGGCTGTGCCTTGGGCACCTGCCAAGTGCAGAACCTGAACCATCGGCTCTGGCTTCTGAAGGGCCAGTTGGGACGTCAGGAATCAGCCCCCATGAACCCCAGCAGCCCCCACAGCTATGGGTGA